The Syntrophorhabdaceae bacterium region TCGCGCTCGACTTGCATGTGTTAGGCACGCCGCCAGCGTTCGTTCTGAGCCAGGATCAAACTCTCAGATCAAACCTTGTTACGTATCTTGTTCAAATTCTTACTTGAACGAGGACCTACTATTTTCTTTTCAAAGAACAAAGCGCATTTGTGTTGCGCGGAAAGGTAATGTACATCGAAACTGCTTTTTTGTCAACCTCTTTATGACGAAATTTAACTCTTCCCTTCAAAGACGCCGCAAGTATTGAGAATTCCCTCCCCCTGTGATATTTATAATCCTGACAATGGGAAGCAATTTCCCGTGTGTATTGGTTAAGGGGAAGCCGCAATACCTCAGGGGACCGGTTATGATGAATTTGGCGCATGGGCGCCTCATGCGTTCCCGCGCCCATCCACCGTTCTCCCGGCGGCATCGTTTGTACCCTTATATAAGGAAAGAAGCCGATGGACTCCGAGTATCGCCCGAATACTGAAAATTATCACGCCCTCTTCAAGCCGTCCCGCATCGTGGTGGTGGGAGGCAGCGAAAATCTGAGCAAGCCCGGCGGTATGGTGCTCAAGAACATCATGGAGCAGGGCTATTCGGGCACCCTCTGGGTAATCAATCCCCACGCGGCCTCCGTGTCGAAGTTGCCCACCTTCCCGTCCGTCGCCCAGATGCCCGGCATTGCCGAGCTTGCGATCATCGCGGTCCCCGCGCCTTTGGTGGCCTCCTCCCTTCGGGGTCTTGCCGAAAAAGGCACCAGGGCGGCGATCGTCCTCACTGCCGGTTTCGGTGAAAAGGATGAAGAAGGCAGGATTGAAGAGATGCGCCTCCTCGATATCGCCGATCGCGCCAACATGATCCTTATCGGCCCGAACTGCTCGGGTTTCATGACGCCCCACTACAGCGGCAAATTTGCGGGCATCATCCCTCCCCTGAAACCGCGGTCCGTCGATTTTATCAGCGGCTCCGGCGCCACGGTCGACCTGGTCATGGAGCAGGCCCTGCCACGGGGACTCTCCTTCTGCACGGTCATCAACGTGGGCAATTCCGCCCAGACCGGCGTCGAGGACCTCGTCGCCCTCTACGACAGGAATTACGGCCCCGAAAGCGCGCCCATCCTCATGCTCTACCTCGAATCGTTGCGAAAACCTGCCCTTCTCCTGGAGCACGGACGGCGCCTCACCCGCAAAGGATGTGTGATCGTGGCAATTAAGTCCGGTATTTCCGGCGCGGGGGCCCGCGCCGCGGCCAGTCATACGGGCGCCATGGCCAACGACGATATCGCGGTGGAAAGCCTCTTTCGAAAAGCGGGCATCATACGGGTGAAGAGCAAGATGGAGATGATCGACGTGACCTGCGTGCTGGCCGCTACAGGCGGACGGCTTAAGGGGAAGAAGGTCTGCGTGGTGACCGACGCGGGGGGTCCGGGCGTCATGCTGACCGATGAGCTCGAAAGGCAGGGGTTTACCCTCCCCGTCATGAATGATGCGACACAAAAGAGGCTACGCCGCATCCTCCCGCCGGAGAGCGCCGTTGCCAACCCCATCGACTGCCTGCCCACAAGGAGCGCCTCCCAGGTAAGGGAGATATTCCGGATCATCGAAGACGAAGAAGGGGACGCCCTCGACGTAATCGCCGTTCAGGTGGCCAATCCGGGCATGTCCGACAACCGATACGTATATGAGGAGGTGGCGGACGCCATGGATAATTCTTCAATCCCCATTATCCCCGTGTTGACCTCCGTGAGCACCTGCGCTCCTCTCATCCAAGAATTTACAAAGGGGGGCAAATCCTGCTTTCATGACGAGGTGAATCTGGGGAGCGCCCTGGGCAAGGTGTTACGCCGTCCCGCAGTCCGTGAAGCCTCGAGCACGCTCGAGGGCTATGATTTTGAGGGCATCGCCGCTGCCCTGGATGGCAAGAACGGCGTCCTCGATGTGGAAAGCGCGGCGCAGGTATTGACCGGGGCCGGTTTTTCCCTACCCCGCCAGGTCCCCATGACCACGCGAAAGGGATTGGCCGAAGCCTGCGAAAAGGTCGGTTTTCCCCTCGCCATGAAGGTCCTGGGGCCCCTTCACAAGAGTGATTCAGCTGGGGTGAAGGTCAATATCTCCTCCCTTGAGGCGGCCCACTCGGCGTGGAGGGGGCTTATGGCCATAAAGGGCGCCGCAGGCGTCCTCATCCAGCAGATGTGTGAGGGGAACGAGGTGATCCTGGGCAGCAGCCGCTCCGGCGACATAGGCCATGTGGTCATGTTCGGCCTGGGCGGCATCTATACGAACACGCTCAAGGACGTGCAATTCGCCCTCGCCCCCCTGGCAAAAGAGGAATGCCGGGAAATGATCACCGGCATAAAGGCCTTCTCCATACTCGAGGGCGTGCGGGGCGGCAGGGGGATGTCGATCGACGTTCTGGCGGACTATGGGGAAAGAATAGGCCGACTCGTCACTGATTTCCCCGCCATCAGGGAGATCGATCTCAATCCCGTGAAAGGCTTCGACCAAAACCTCCGCGTAGTGGACGGGAGAATCATTTTAGACTGACCACCCCTCTCTTCGCAGAATTTTTCCTTCCCTGCCCGGTTTATTAAAGGGCGGAGAGATTATTCTCGTTCACCCAGCCGTCGGGCCCGGTTTGGAAATCGACCTTCCACCACCATACGCCATTATAATATCGAGGACCCTCGGACACCGCGCCCGTGGCATTAACCCTCTGCGTGCCTACAAGGCTGCCCGAAGCGGTAGGCTCGGAGCGTACGTTGGCGCTCCTCTTCATCTTTGTCCCGTCGCCCGCCACGAATTTAGTGCTGGGCGTCGGCCACGTAGTCCTGGTGATCGCCGTCGACATTGCCGATACATTGCCTGCCCCATCGAGGGCCGCAACTTTGTACGTATATGGGGTAGCCGGATTGAGGCCGCGGTCCATGTAGGAGAGGGACGCCGTGGTTGCAATGAGGGCGTTGTTTCTATATACCCTGTATCCCGTGACTCCCGTATTATCCGTGGAGGCATTCCAGGAGAGGTCGACCTCATAGGATGAGACCACAACCGCCCTGAAACGTGACGGAACGGTCGGACGGGTCGTGTCGGCCGCGGCAAGGGTCTTTACGGAAACTTCATTGGAGGCAGGTGATCCGTTGCCCGCGGCATCATAGGCGATTACACGGTATCGGTAAATCGTTGCGGGCTTGAGGACGCTATCCCGGAAGGAGGTCCCTGTAGCGGTTGCGGCCTGTATGTCATTACGGTAGATCACGTAACGCGCGACACCGACATTGTCCGTGGAAGGACCCCAACGGAGGTCTACCTGGGTTGAGGAGAAGGCGCTTGCCAGGAGGTTCGAAGGGGCGGTGGGAGGAGCCGAATCTGCGCCTGCCTGAAGGGCCTCACCCGAGTCGGGATTGATCATAAGGCTCGCTTCATCGACAGCCTCGAAGTCGGACCCTTTGATGAGGCGGAACTGTGCGACCAGCACGTCATTATTCCAGCGCTCATCGGGTACGCCGGAGATGTACCATGCAGACCCGTTGTCGGCCAAAATCAAGCCATATTTCTTCATTGCCCGGAGAATGACCTGCATCTCCGCAGAAAAGGCGGAAACGTCGAAGGACGCCTTCAGTCTGAAGCGCTGGCCCATGGGAGGATAGTTATTTCCCGTGAGGCTCGATGCAAAATGACGCGCCGGCCACACGAACGCCCGTCGTGTCTGGGGGACGGTGAATCGGATCGCATGGGCGATCTCGCCGGAGGCCACCTCATCGTAGCGAATGAGCCCCGGGAGGACAGGAAGCCCGGCTGCGTCGGCAGAGGTCCAGCCGTTCGGCCGTAAGTCATTCGAGCGAAGGTCGAATATCGCGCCCGAACCCGCGGACCAGCCCCCGCCCGATCGAGGATAGGTCGACCATGTCTCGTAAAGAAGGCATTTATCCTTGTCGATGACCAGTATGTGCCGGTCTCCCGTTGACCCGCTCCCTCCCTCTATGGCAGGGCTCGCAGGTATGGGATAGGGACCGGCATCGCTTTCATCGGCATAGTCGAAGATTACAGGGACGAGGGGCTGTGTCCCGGGAACAATATTGTAGGGAATGCCGATTGGGCCGCCGTCCCAAAGGCCCGCGCCGAAATCGGGATGGAGGGTCCGGCTCGCGCCGATGGTGGTGATGTACGCCGAAGAATTGGCGTCCACAGGAAGGCTGTCAACGGGTGTATTCCATACGTTGTTCGCCGGAAGAACCGGACAACCGCCCAGTACCGGCCCGGACTGCGCATACGCAATACCGGTGACGAGAAGAAGCGTCCCCGCAAAAAGCATCGATACACAATTTTTCATATCCCCTCCCCTCACTCCGATCGTTATTTTTCTTCCTGAACTTCTTTCCCTCAACCCTACCAGCTCCCGGCGCACGTATCTGTGACGCACTTCACATTCATCCTTATTCTCTATTGCCTACTGCAGGATAGATGCCGGTCGACCGGCTCCAACCGACCAGGTAATTACAATGATTTCAGTTATTTTCAATAGGCGGTTTCAAGGGGTGTATGATTTGCCCTTCATTTAACCTGACCCGATGAAGGATCTTCCATACAGTCGGGCCTGGCGATACCATGCGATAGCCATAACATTTCCGCGTCTGTCGCCCACTCGCATCCCCTATTCTTTTCCGCCGGCACCTTGTTATCAATAATGTTGTTAACTTACTTCCGGCCTGCTGTGGACGCTGCATTTGCGCGGAGGCTTCAGATGGATCGTCAGGCGAGGATCGCAGGCCGCAGCCGTATATTGATACGGCGGAGGACACAACCGGAGCATGGCGGTTCATATGGAGCCTCCGCGCAAACGCAGTGGCCGTCCAAGTGAGCAGGAATTGCCCGTATGCACATTCCCGTCGTCCACGCCGTAGCACTTGAAATAGCCATGCCGGTGATGGTAATGAATAAGGGCGCGACGCGAATATCATGGATAGCACGAGATTAATCAGCATTCATAAGAGATTGGCAGCATTCCTCACCGATCCGGCAGAGCTCTTCCTCGTCCAATCCGTGGAGGCGCAGAAGCTCTTCGTCTGTGTCGAGGACGGGGTGATCGCACAGTATGACTCCTCCACCTCCCGCTTCGGCAACGGCTGCCGGGAGAACTCATACAAGACCCCCCTCGGCATCCACCGGATAAAAGAAAAGATCGGCGCCGGCGCCCCCTTGGGCCGCATCTTCAGGCACCGCCGGGACACGGGCATCGACTGGGATGGAGATTCGTTAGAGGAGAACCTCATCCTCACCCGCATCCTGAGGCTCGAGGGCCTGGAGGAAGGGGTGAACAAGGGCTCCGGGATCGACTCCTTCGAGCGCTTCGTGTACATCCACGGCACGAACCGGGAAGACCTCGTAGGCCGCCCCCTCTCCCATGGATGCCTCTGCTTGCGGCGTGAAGAGATGGCGCGTCTTTTTGAGACCGTGGACGCCGGAACCCTCCTCTATATCGACCCCCCGCCCTTGTTAGTCAGCCAAATACCCTGTCGCAGTATCCATTTTACGGGCATTTTCGGCACGGGCATGAGCGCCCTCGCCCAGTACCTCCGTTTTCAAGGGATCGGCGTCTCCGGCTCCGATCGCCTGCGGGGAAGTACCGATACCGTGTCCCTGCGCTCCGCCCTGGAAGGTCTGGGCTGCGCCATCGCCCCCCAGGACGGCTCGGGAGTAACTCCGGATACGGACGCGGTCTGCGTCTCCACCGCCATCGAAGAAAGCAATCCCGATATCGCCGCGGCCCGGGCTTCAGGGATTCCTATTTTCCACCGCTCCGATCTCCTCGCTGCCCTCATCGCATCATCGAGGACAATCGCGGTTGCCGGCACGAGCGGCAAATCCACCGTAACGGCCATCATATTCGAGTCCCTCCTCGCATGCGGCAAGTCGCCTTCCCTGATCAGCGGCGCCCCCCTCATCCGCCTCGAAAGAGAAGGACTCGTGGGAAATGCCTATGCCGGCGGCTCCGACCTCCTCGTGGTGGAGGCGGACGAGAGCGACGGAACCCTAACCAAATATATCCCGGAGGCCTCGGTGATTCTCAACGTGTCGAAAGACCACAAGTCAATAGAGGAGATTACGGGGCTTTTTGAAACCCTTATTCGCAAGAGCCGGTGGACCGCCTCGAACGGGGACGACCCGATCCTCGCCTCCCTTCCCGCGACGGTGCGATTCGGCCGGCAGAGCAATTCAATATGGCGTCCCGACCGGGAGGAGCTACATGACAGGTCGGTGAGCCTCTTCCGTAATGGCCTGGAATATTGCCTGCCCCTACCCGGGGACCATAACCTCGAAAACCTGCGCGCCGCCCTGTGTGTGGCGGAACGCTTCGACTGCGCGGAACCGCCCCTTGCGGAAGGGATAAAGAATTTTCAGGGCGTGGCGAGACGCTTTACCATTTTCGAGACGAAAAAAGGCATCCACGTCATCGACGACTTTGCCCATAATCCCGCAAAAATAGCCGCTGCCGTGACTGCCGCGAGAGGATTGGCCGGGCGGATCATCGCCGTCTACCAGCCCCACGGCTTCGGCCCCACAAGATTCCTGAAGGACGAATACGTGAAGACCTTCCGTGCCATCTTCGGAACGGGCGACGTCCTCTTCCTTCTTCCCATCTACTATGCGGGAGGCACGGCTGAGAAGAATATCGCCTCCGAAGATATCATACAGGCCCTCGGCCCAATCGCGTTCACCGCAGAAGCGGTGTCGGACCGGGAAACCCTGCTCTACGCGCTCGACGCCCATGCCCGGCCGGGCGATGCCATCCTCCTCATGGGCGCCCGGGACCCGTCTTTATCCACCCTGACAAAGACCATGGTGAAGCTTTTCAATGGAGAAACGGCGAAAACATAATGAGAAGCGGTAAGACCTCATTACGTCTGTTCCGGACATTTTCCTTGAAATTTCTGCTTCCGTGGGCCACAATAAACTATTCCTGAAACGTAAAGGACATTAATACCGATTGCCACTGTTTCCGTATAAGTTGACATGAGAGGATTCGTACGATACATCAATCTGAGAAATGCAATGGCTGCCGTGGAGACTCCGGAAGGCTTCGCGGTCATTGAGGTGCTCGAATGCTGTGCCCTCGACATCTCGGACCAACTGGACGGGCCCCTTGATGCCCCGGGGACAGAGGTGCTGCGGAACGTCTCGAAGAATGAGGATTTTCATGTATCCATCAAGAATACCCATTGCAGCCGGACGGACGCCCTGGAATTAATAGAACAGTAGCCCCTTTTGTGATGAAGGCACTTCCGTCCAACCGGTGACACTACCGGTTGACCACTCCGCGGCCCGGAGGGCCGAGAGTATTTGACCGGCCAGGGTCGGCCGGTCAAATCGCCGCCACGCTCTTTTCATCCGGTTATATCCGAAGTTATCCGCGGCTAAAAGGATGTTGATCGAGACTGAGGGGCTTCCCCCAAAGCCGCCGCAAAACCTGGACTTTGGTCCTGCCGCCGTTGTACACTTATTCGGAATTTCGCTTCAGGAGAGAATAATGGATTTCGGTCTTTACACCAGCATGAACACCCTCCAGCCTATCGTCGATTCGTTGGAGGTGGCTATTTATGCCCTGGACAGGAACCTTGCCATCCAGGGTCTCAACACCCGCCGCTCCCGCTGGCTTCATATCGAAGGCTTTCACGCCCCCGGCAGCCGGGAATGCTACCGGGAGGTGCATGGCCGCGACAAGCCCTGCGAAGGCTGCCCCGTGCTCAAGACTTTCGCGACGGGCAAAACCGAGCGCCTCGTCATCGAGAAGGAGAGAAAGGGGCAGATACGCTCCTATCTCCTTACCGCCACACCCCTTCGCAAGGAGCTGGACGACGGCTTTCAGTATGTCATTGAAATGGTCCAGGACATTACGGAGCAGAAGAGGGCGGAGACGGAGCTGAAGCGGCTCCACGATTTCAACAAGGCCATTATCCATAATGCCCCCGTCGCCATCTTCACTCTCGCCCTCGACGGCACGTTTACGAGCGTTAACCCTGCCCTGGCCCGGTTGTCGGGGCTCGGCGCCGAGACGGAAGAGAAGCTCATCGGCTTCAACTGGCTCACCAACCCCTACACAATAAAATCCGGCCTGGCCGATTACATCCGGAAGGGGCTGAAAGGCAAGGCCTTTCAGCTGCGCGATTTCCCCTATACGAGCTTCTTCGGCACGAGACCCCATTATATCGATTTCAACGGCGTCCCTTTGCGGGGCGATTCAGGCGAGATGAAGGGCCTCCTCTGCATCATCGAAGAGGTGACCGAGAGGGTCGACGAAAAGATCTCCCTTGCGGAAAAGAACGTCCTCCTCGAAGAGCAACTCCACCGGGCGAGTCCCCGGCAAACCTTCATCGGGGAGAGCAAGGCCATACGGGACGTAAAGGAGATGATATCTCTCGTGGCCGCCTCGAACGCCCCGGTCCTTATATTGGGCGAGACTGGGGTGGGCAAGGAGCTGGTGGCCAGGGCGATCCATGCGCGCAGCGCCCGGAGCATCAACCCCCTTGTGGTGATCAATTCGAGCTCCCTCCAGGAGACAATGGTGGAGAGCGAGCTTTTCGGCTATAAGAAAGGGGCCTTCACCGGAGCGGCCAACGACAAGATCGGCCTCCTCAAGATCGCCAACACGGGCACCTTTTTCATGGACGAGGTGGGCGACATGGACCTCGGGATCCAGGCGAAATTCCTGCGGGTCCTGGAGACGGGCGTCTTCAGGAGACTCGGGGACACCCAGGAAACGAAGGTGGACGTGCGCTTCCTTTTCGCCACCAATAAGTCCCTCGAGGAAGAGGTGAAGGAGAAGAACTTCCGCAAGGACCTTTTTTACCGGCTCAATGCCTTTACCATCGTGGTCCCCCCATTAAGGGAACGGAAAGACGACATCCCCCTTCTCGTGGACCATTTCCTCCAGAAGCTCGCCCGGGGAGGCAGGAAAAAGATATTATCTCCGGAGGTTACCGACCTGCTCATGGACTATTCATGGCCGGGCAACGTCCGCGAGCTCGCAAATGTGCTCGAACGGATGGTGCTTATCTCCGGCAACAGGAGCGAGATCAAGGTGGAGGACTTCCCCCAGACCATGATGGAGAAGCCTGCGACCGGAAGAGTTCCTGCGCCCGGGACTCAATCCTCGGACGGTGTTGCCGAACTTTCCCGGATCGAGAGGGAATACGTGGAATCGGTCCTCAACTCCGTAGGAGGCAACAAGAGCAAGGCAGCCCGCCTTCTCGGGATCAGCAGGAGGAAGCTCTACCGGAAGATAGGGGAGGCTTAGAAAACCCTGTCCCTTCCCCTGTCTATCCACTCCGGGAACCATTGGTAGTGCTCCGGGGGGTTCGCTTTTTTGAGGCCCTCGTATGAGGCTTTCGCGAGCTGGATGCCTTTTTTGGTCTTGTTGAGCCAGACCAGGCCGCTTTTCTCCATGGAGATCAGGAGGGCGTCGAGGGCCGGATCGTCTATTTCGAAGGCGTCCTGTATATCCTCCCGGCTCATGAAAAGTCCCGGGTTGACCCGGTAATCTTCGGCGAGAAAGCCGAGGAGCCTCTCCGCGGTGACATTCTTCTCCTTTATTTGCGGACCGTACACGGGTATGGGCACGCCCATTTCCGGGTGGGGCTCCCGGCGCCGCATCTTCATCTCATCCTTCATGCGCTTCATGGCGTTCCTGAAGATGACGAGACGGCACGCCTCCATGCTTCCTCCGGCGATGGAATCGACCTTTGCCGTCTTCATGATATCTTCCAGGGGATAGAAGGCGGTCGTGCCGTCTCCGCCCACGAGCTGTATGGCGTCGAGGCTTCCCGCCATGGCCGCGTCGAGGTTAAAGACCTTGACGAGGTTGGAGTCGATGGTCGTATCCTTGCCGATATCCCACATATATGCCGTATGGTACGTGAGAACCCTGGTGGTCCTCATCCGTATCACGAGGTCTGCGATCTTGAACTGGTTGGTGGCAAGGTCGATGGTGGGGGAGCCGAACTGGACCCGCCGTTCCGTATAGGGCACCGCGCCCCTCACGAGCTCTCCCAAAAGACCCATTGCCTGGGCGGAGATAAGGGTGCGCTCGAAGTTGAGGCCTCCCGTCATGACCGCCCATCCGTCACCCTCATCGCCGATCCGGTCGGCCACTGAGACTGCCACGTTGTCGAAGTCGAGGACCCCGTTCTGGACGTTCTTGAAGGCGATGATCTCGTTTATCTTTTCCACGGTGAAGCCTTTCACGCCTTTCTCGATCACGAATGCGGTGAGGTGACGGTGCTTCCGGATCACCTCCGGGTCATTGCTCGTCCTGCCGTAGACGATGTGCCGGGTCGCCACGCCCGCGGAGGAGACGAACCTCTTCTTCCCGTTCAGTATATAGACATCCCCCTCCCGTCTCGCCTCCATGGTCATGGCCGACGCGTCGGTGCCCGCCACAGGCTCGGTAATCACGATTGCACCCATCTCGCCGTTGACCAGGCGGGGGAGGTATTTTCTCTTCTGTTCCTCCGTGCCGTGTCCCAGGAACTGGTGCAGGCCGCCCAGCATATTCGATCCCAGTGCCCTGTTGATCCCGGGCATGGGTCCGAAGGCCTCGGCCACTATGCATGCACCGGTGCAGCCCAGGCCCAGGCCGCCATATTCCTTCGGGACCGCCGCGCCCGCATATTTCTTCTTCCCTATTTTCTCGAAGATATCCCACGGAAATTCCCGGGTCCACCGGGTCTCCGCGTCCCTCGGCATTACGCTGGCTACAAAGTCTTCCACTTCTTCCGCGAACTTTATCTGCTCATCTGTCCACCAGGTAAAACTTTCCATTGTCCCCTCTCCTTCATTTACCTTCCGGCTCGGGCGGTTCCGGAAGTCTTATGGTATTGGTCCATTTGTGATCACTTTCTCTGCCCATCCCCTGTATTGCAAGGCCCATACCAGAAGCAGTGGGGCTCAAAGACGCGCCGGGAAAGGCAAATAACCCATTTTTCGGCATTCTCGAGTGCAGAACCATTCCTTGGGGTCTATTTCGCGCGCACAGGTTGATACGCTTTGGACCATTTATTCGTGGTTTTTATTAAATACAGGCTATCTGTGCGAATAAAAAGAAAGATACTCTTGTGAAACCTTTAATTACGGGATTCTGTCCTTTGGCCGGTGCACAGGCGATATGGTCCAATGTGGACCACTTTATAGGCTTCCTCTTGATTTGAGCGCTGTCGACGGGGGGTTTGAATCGGGGACATTTAGCCTGTTTGAGATTCGTTGACTTTTCCCCCCATATACTATACTTTTACTTAAAGTAAAGGCTCTGACCAAAACGAGGGGGTTCAAACCACATGTCAAGTTTAAACAAAGCGATGATCATAGGAAGACTTGGAGCAGACCCTGAGTTGCGCCACACGGCGGACGGCGTGGCGGTCGCTACCTTCAACGTGGCGACCAGCGAGGTCAGAAAAGACAGAAACGGCGTGAAGCAGGAGAAGACCGAGTGGCATCGTATCGTCGCCTGGAGGCGGTTGGGCGAGATCGCGGGGGAATACCTGAAGAAAGGCCGGCTCGTCTTTGTGGAGGGCAAGATCCAGTCCCGGGAGTACGAGGGAAGGGACGGCGTAAAGAGAAGGACCTTCGAGATCGTGGCCGATAACATGAAGATGCTCGGCACCGGCACCCAGGGAGACAGCGGCGAGAGAAGGGCGGCGCCCGGTCCCCAGGGCCACTTCGAGGAAGACTTCATTCCCGAGATAGAAGAAGACGACATCCCCCTCTAGGGAGATGGATAAATACCTCCGCCCTTAGTTATAGGGCGTAGACGGGTTTGCTGCCGGCATCTCATGGGATGCTTTGGGTGGACCCAAAGGCCCGGTCGTATCCGGGTGAGGCGATTCCACGGGGACCGCGTCATAGACAAGGCTGAAATCGTCCGTAGGCCATCGCCGTAGCGCCGACCCCATGAACTGCATCCATATGGGGAGACAGACCCGCGCCCCGCTTTCCCCCTTTCCCAAAGATGTCCGCGCATCGAACCCTACCCAGACGCCGGTGGAGATGTGGGGCGAATAACCTATAAAGAGGGCGTCATAGTAGTTGTTCGTGGTGCCGGTCTTGCCTGCCAGGGGATATCCGAGCCGCGAGGCCACCCCTTTCGCGGTACCGTATTCCACGGGACCTTTGAGGAGGAGGTTCATCTTGTAGGCCACCTCCGGGGGTATGGCCCGTTCTTTTACCACCCCGTTTTCTTCGAGAATCTCTCCCCTGGAGTCCTGTATCTTTCTCACGAAGAGCGGTCTCACCCTGTAGCCGCCGTTGGCAAAGGCAGCGAACCCCTTTACGAGATCGAGAAGGGTCATATTGGCGGAGCCGAGGGCGATCGAGAGGTTGTTCGGTATCTCCGCCTCGATACCCAATTCCTTTAAGCCCTGCTTTACCGAGCCGATCCCCACCTCTTCGAGGAGCCGGACTGCCGCCGCATTCTTGGAATAGGCCACGGCATCCTTTATTGAGATGGGACCGTCGTATTTCCCGTCATAGTTCCTGGGGGTCCAGGACTTGCCCGCCCCCATGGAATAGGTCTTTGCATCATCCGCGATCATCGAGTCCAGGTCGTAGCCCTTTTTCAAAGCCGCGAGGTATATGAAGGGTTTGAAGGCGCTCCCTGACTGGACCATTGCGGAGGTGGCCCGGTTGTAGGGACTGCCCTCGAAATCGCGGCCTCCGACCATGGCGCGCACGGAGCCGGTCTCGACGTCCATGCAGATGAGGGCCCCTTCCACCTTCATGCTCTTTATCGCCTGGAACTGATTGATTTTATGCTTATCGGGGCCAATGAATTGGCCCCGCGTCACGTCTCCAGGCTGAAAGGGGAAGCTGTCGAGGGTCATGTGGCCCTTCGCCTGGCCCGCAAGCACCGTATAACCCTCCCTGGTCCTCTCCGATATGAGCAGATCATAGATGGCGCCCGCCTTGAGACCGGAAAGCTTGATATCCTTCTCGCTCGCCTTCATGAAATCGTCCCATTTCCTCCTGGGAAGCTGGTACTGGACCGCGTAATCCCCTTTTCTCTGCTCATAGACATTGAGCCCCCGTTTCATCGACTCCTCGGCGAGCCTCTGAAGCCCGCCGTCCACGGTCGCATAGATCTTGAGGGGCCGCCGGGAGAGTATGCCCTTCCCGTACTTCTCTTCCACATATTTCAGGATATAGTCCTTGAAATAGCTCTCTTTGAAGACGCCGTTATCCTCCGTGATGCGAACCTTCTCCAGGAGCATCTCCCTCTTTCGCCTCTCGTCGACGAATTTCTTTGCATACATCTGGTCGATCACGTATTCCTGCCTCATCCGCGCATTGCCCGGGTGCTTTTTCGGCGTATACCGCGAGGGCGCCTGGACGAGTCCCGCGAGAAGGGCTGCCTCGGCCCTTGTCACCTGGCCCACGTGCTTCCCGAAATAGACCTGGGAGGCCGCCTCGATGCCGAAGACGCCGTGGCCCATGTAGATATTGTTGAGGTAGAGGTTAAGGATCTCCTTTTTCGTGCAGTAATGCTCCAGCCTGTAGGAGAGGATCGCCTCCCGCATCTTCCTGAATATGCTCTTCTCAGGCCCCAGGATCAGGGATTTGATCACCTGCTGGGTAATGGTGGACCCACCCTGGGCCATCCTGCCGTACATCAGGTCTTTCACGAGGGCCCGGAGAATCGAT contains the following coding sequences:
- a CDS encoding acetate--CoA ligase family protein produces the protein MDSEYRPNTENYHALFKPSRIVVVGGSENLSKPGGMVLKNIMEQGYSGTLWVINPHAASVSKLPTFPSVAQMPGIAELAIIAVPAPLVASSLRGLAEKGTRAAIVLTAGFGEKDEEGRIEEMRLLDIADRANMILIGPNCSGFMTPHYSGKFAGIIPPLKPRSVDFISGSGATVDLVMEQALPRGLSFCTVINVGNSAQTGVEDLVALYDRNYGPESAPILMLYLESLRKPALLLEHGRRLTRKGCVIVAIKSGISGAGARAAASHTGAMANDDIAVESLFRKAGIIRVKSKMEMIDVTCVLAATGGRLKGKKVCVVTDAGGPGVMLTDELERQGFTLPVMNDATQKRLRRILPPESAVANPIDCLPTRSASQVREIFRIIEDEEGDALDVIAVQVANPGMSDNRYVYEEVADAMDNSSIPIIPVLTSVSTCAPLIQEFTKGGKSCFHDEVNLGSALGKVLRRPAVREASSTLEGYDFEGIAAALDGKNGVLDVESAAQVLTGAGFSLPRQVPMTTRKGLAEACEKVGFPLAMKVLGPLHKSDSAGVKVNISSLEAAHSAWRGLMAIKGAAGVLIQQMCEGNEVILGSSRSGDIGHVVMFGLGGIYTNTLKDVQFALAPLAKEECREMITGIKAFSILEGVRGGRGMSIDVLADYGERIGRLVTDFPAIREIDLNPVKGFDQNLRVVDGRIILD
- a CDS encoding L,D-transpeptidase family protein; this translates as MDSTRLISIHKRLAAFLTDPAELFLVQSVEAQKLFVCVEDGVIAQYDSSTSRFGNGCRENSYKTPLGIHRIKEKIGAGAPLGRIFRHRRDTGIDWDGDSLEENLILTRILRLEGLEEGVNKGSGIDSFERFVYIHGTNREDLVGRPLSHGCLCLRREEMARLFETVDAGTLLYIDPPPLLVSQIPCRSIHFTGIFGTGMSALAQYLRFQGIGVSGSDRLRGSTDTVSLRSALEGLGCAIAPQDGSGVTPDTDAVCVSTAIEESNPDIAAARASGIPIFHRSDLLAALIASSRTIAVAGTSGKSTVTAIIFESLLACGKSPSLISGAPLIRLEREGLVGNAYAGGSDLLVVEADESDGTLTKYIPEASVILNVSKDHKSIEEITGLFETLIRKSRWTASNGDDPILASLPATVRFGRQSNSIWRPDREELHDRSVSLFRNGLEYCLPLPGDHNLENLRAALCVAERFDCAEPPLAEGIKNFQGVARRFTIFETKKGIHVIDDFAHNPAKIAAAVTAARGLAGRIIAVYQPHGFGPTRFLKDEYVKTFRAIFGTGDVLFLLPIYYAGGTAEKNIASEDIIQALGPIAFTAEAVSDRETLLYALDAHARPGDAILLMGARDPSLSTLTKTMVKLFNGETAKT
- a CDS encoding sigma 54-interacting transcriptional regulator, whose protein sequence is MDFGLYTSMNTLQPIVDSLEVAIYALDRNLAIQGLNTRRSRWLHIEGFHAPGSRECYREVHGRDKPCEGCPVLKTFATGKTERLVIEKERKGQIRSYLLTATPLRKELDDGFQYVIEMVQDITEQKRAETELKRLHDFNKAIIHNAPVAIFTLALDGTFTSVNPALARLSGLGAETEEKLIGFNWLTNPYTIKSGLADYIRKGLKGKAFQLRDFPYTSFFGTRPHYIDFNGVPLRGDSGEMKGLLCIIEEVTERVDEKISLAEKNVLLEEQLHRASPRQTFIGESKAIRDVKEMISLVAASNAPVLILGETGVGKELVARAIHARSARSINPLVVINSSSLQETMVESELFGYKKGAFTGAANDKIGLLKIANTGTFFMDEVGDMDLGIQAKFLRVLETGVFRRLGDTQETKVDVRFLFATNKSLEEEVKEKNFRKDLFYRLNAFTIVVPPLRERKDDIPLLVDHFLQKLARGGRKKILSPEVTDLLMDYSWPGNVRELANVLERMVLISGNRSEIKVEDFPQTMMEKPATGRVPAPGTQSSDGVAELSRIEREYVESVLNSVGGNKSKAARLLGISRRKLYRKIGEA